One Falco biarmicus isolate bFalBia1 chromosome 9, bFalBia1.pri, whole genome shotgun sequence genomic region harbors:
- the CWF19L1 gene encoding CWF19-like protein 1: MAATPLRVLACGDVEGRLEALFGRVRAIQGKSGRFDMLLCVGNFFGSTAETDWAEYCTGAKKAPIPTYVLGANDQETVSYFPDISGCELAENITYLGRRGLYSGTSGLQIAYLSGTESQDEPAPAYSFSAKDVAELKASLLSAPNFKGVDILLTSPWPRDVGTFANSAGEIDTKKCGSKLVSDLAASLKPRYHFAALEKAYYERLPYRNHTVLQETPQHVSRFIALADVGNTSKKKYLYAFSIVPMNLMDPAELVKQPQDVTENPYRRSRKEAQKTKTPLCAEEEPACQFFFDLNKHQGKKRPSDAKERGNSQPKQAKKPPQSTGPCWFCLASPEVEKHLVVSIGTHCYLALAKGGLLPDHVLILPIGHYQSVVDLSSEVVEEVTKYKAALKEFFRSKGKRYVLFERNYKSQHLQLQVVPVPLDHCTSEDIKESFIAQAQEQQIELLEIPEHSDITQVAQPGTPYFYVELDTGEKLFHRIRGRFPLHFGREVLASEALLALPQRADWRRCAAERAEEAAQARAFRRDFQPFDFALRA; this comes from the exons ATGGCGGCTACGCCGCTGCGCGT GCTGGCATGTGGCGACGTGGAGGGGCGGCTGGAGGCGCTGTTCGGGCGCGTGCGGGCCATCCAGGGCAAGAGCGGCCGCTTCGAC ATGCTTTTGTGTGTTGGGAATTTTTTTGGGTCTACTGCAGAGACAGACTGGGCAGAGTATTGCACGGGGGCCAAGAAAG CTCCAATTCCAACCTATGTGCTTGGTGCTAATGACCAAGAGACCGTGAGCTATTTTCCAGATATCAGTGGCTGCGAATTAGCAGAGAACATTACTTATTTAG GCCGTCGAGGTCTTTACAGTGGAACTTCTGGACTGCAGATTGCCTACCTGAGTGGTACCGAGTCCCAGGATGAGCCAGCTCCTGCCTACAGTTTTAGTGCAAAGGATGTGGCAGAATTAAAAGCATCTTTGTTATCAGCCCCAAACTTTAAAGGTGTGGATATATTGCTGACATCCCCCTGGCCCAGAGATGTGGGGACTTTTGCCAACAGTGCG GGAGAAATAGATACCAAGAAGTGTGGCTCCAAGTTAGTATCTGACCTAGCTGCAAGTCTCAAACCAAGGTACCACTTTGCAGCCCTAGAGAAGGCCTATTATGAAAGACTTCCATACAG AAATCACACAGTGCTACAGGAGACCCCACAGCATGTGAGCAGGTTTATTGCACTTGCTGATGTTGGCAatacaagcaagaaaaag taTCTCTATGCCTTCAGTATTGTGCCGATGAACTTGATGGACCCTGCAGAGCTAGTGAAACAGCCACAGGATGTTACGGAAAATCCATACCGAAGATCACGGAAGGAGGCACAGAAGACCAAAACACCCCTGTGTGCAGAG GAAGAACCAGCTTGTCAGTTTTTCTTTGATTTGAATAagcatcagggaaaaaaacGTCCCTCAGATGCGAAAGAGAGAGGGAACTCCCAACCTAAGCAAGCCAAAAAACCCC CACAGTCTACAGGGCCCTGCTGGTTTTGCCTTGCCAGCCCAGAAGTTGAGAAGCACTTGGTTGTTAGTATCGGCACACAC TGCTATCTTGCCCTTGCCAAAGGTGGCTTATTACCTGATCACGTCTTGATTTTGCCTATCGGGCACTACCAGTCAGTGGTTGACTTATCTTCAGAGGTGGTGGAAGAAGTGACCAAGTACAAGGCTGCCCTAAAGGAATTTTTCAGAAGCAAGGGAAAGAGATACGTCCtgtttgaaagaaattataagAGTCAGCATCTGCAGCTACAG GTGGTTCCTGTCCCATTAGACCACTGTACTTCTGAAGACATTAAGGAGTCCTTTATTGCACAGGCACAGGAACAACAGATTGAATTACTAGAAATCCCAGAGCACTCAGATATCACGCAA GTGGCGCAGCCGGGGACGCCCTACTTCTACGTGGAGCTGGACACGGGGGAGAAGCTGTTCCACCGCATCCGCGGCCGCTTCCCGCTGCACTTCGGCAG GGAGGTGCTGGCGAGCGAGGCGCTGCTGGCGCTGCCGCAGCGGGCCGATTGGCGGCGCTGCGCGGCCGAGCGGGCGGAGGAGGCGGCGCAGGCCCGCGCCTTCCGCCGCGACTTCCAGCCCTTCGACTTCGCCCTCCGGGCCTGA